The Nitrospiria bacterium genomic sequence CATCGCATTGACAGAGCCGCTCGGACTTGCTACCGTAAGGACGTGTTTAATCTTGACGTCTTCCGCAAGGAAGCATGGGAGACAGCGGCCGGAAGGAGAGAGGGGGCGCATGGACGAAAAAGAGAATACATCCGTTATTCAGAAGATCTACGAGGCTTTTAGGAGAGGGGACATCCCGTTCATATTGAACGCCGTGACGGACGACATCGATTGGCAGATGTTCGGTCTCAAGGAGCTTCCTCACACGGGGCCGCATCGGGGCCGGGACCAGGTGGCGCGGTTTCTTGAGAAAGTCGCCGCGGAGACCGATATCCAGAAATTCGAGCCGAAGGAATTCATTGCGCAGGGGGACAAGGTCGTGGCACTTGGTTATTATAGCGGCAAGTCGAAAGCCTCCGGCCGCCTGCTTCAGGCCGAATGGGCGATGGTCTTTACGCTGCGCGACGGCAAAGTGGCCCGCTTTCGCGAGTATGCCGATACCGCCAACCTGCCCGTGACGTCTAAAAAGTGACCGGAGAACGATCCGAAAGCATGTTCAGTGTGGTCGATTGTAAAAGGGAAGCGAAACCACTTTCGCGGGTCTTCCCTCAATCACCACGTCTTTTCCGGGCTCGGTGAAATCGCGATGGAGGTAGCCCATCGCGATCGCTTTTTGCAGCGTGGGTGACAGGACGGCGCTCGTGACCGCTCCGATCACGCGATCCGGGGCTCCCGGCGAAGCCGGCGGGGCCAGGATCGGCTGTCCGGCCGTCGGAACGGACGGCGAGGTCAGCA encodes the following:
- a CDS encoding nuclear transport factor 2 family protein → MDEKENTSVIQKIYEAFRRGDIPFILNAVTDDIDWQMFGLKELPHTGPHRGRDQVARFLEKVAAETDIQKFEPKEFIAQGDKVVALGYYSGKSKASGRLLQAEWAMVFTLRDGKVARFREYADTANLPVTSKK